The genomic window GTGTTGCTCTGCCAGTGCCGCAGCAAAAGCAGCGGTTACATCTCGGCTCATGTCAGACTTCCTCGCAGTTCAAAGCGCCTCTCGGGCTGAGATCGTAAACCGATGCTGATCCGCCCGGCCAATGACCGTCGGCACCGGCGCCGTTAGCCGAAGAAGAACGGACGGGGCATTCAGGCCGATCGGCGTGCCGAGTTGAACAGTGCTGCGCAGGGAGGGTACAAACGCCAGCTCGGCCTCGCTACCCACTGGCGTCACATCCGCCGTCAGTTGATAAAGCCGTGTCGTCGCGTCCAATCCCAACTGGAAAAAATCCCCCGCGCGCAGACCAAGTCCCCAGCCTGCGGTGCGCAGCGTTGTGCCACCCGCCGCCTGCGTCTCGGTAACATAAGGATTGCCAGCCCCGACCAGCACCTCAATCGTTGGGTCGGGAAACAGGAACCGCCCCCGCAAACCGCCCAAAGCGGCAAAGAACGCAGACAACCTGCGCCCATTGGTGCCTTGCGTTACCGCCATTTCAATCTGGTACTCCCACCATGATGCGCCCCAGTCCTGGATCTGCGACGTGCCGGTAAAGGGTGAGCGTGCCTCGGCCACGGATGTAACCAGACGCCGCTCAAGTGCGGACACCAGCACCAGTGGCAACACCGCAACTGTCATATCGCCTGACCCCGCCGCCGCCCGTCCGCGACGCTTTGCTTGGCGATGCGCGCGATTTCGGGCAGCGCCGCGCGCAGGCGTGCCTCAATCTGTTCGGCCACGCCGATTTGTGCGCCGCGCGCGTCAATTGAGATCGACATGTTTGGCGCGGCACCACCTGCGCCATAGCCCGCTGCCTGCCTGCGGCTCAACACCCGCTCGCCGCGTTGCAAAATCGCGGGCACCTCATCGGGTTTCAGGCCCGCCCAGCCTCCAGCATGCATCCGCGGGGCTGCTGCAAAGGCCAGCGCGGGAACCCTGCGGCTGGTTCCGTCAGTCCCGACCATGCCGCCTGCATGCAAAACCGAGCCAAATATATCTCCACCCCCAAAGACCCCCGACAGCGCGTTGGCGATCGGGCCCAGAACCGCGCGCTTGAACGCCAGCGTTGCCAAATCAGCAAGGATGGAAGACACCAAGGACTTGAAGTCGAACTTGCCGGTGGTGATAAATTGCTTGAACGCAGTTTCCGCCGATTGAAAGCCACTGACTAAAGTGCTGCCAAGGCCCTTGCCCCAGTCCATTGCCTGCTTGGAATACTCCGCCAAGGATTGTGAGACGGCCGCCCAGCCGGTTTTGGCCACGTCGGCGGCGGTCTTGACCGCCCCACCTGCAGAGTTGGCCGCGTTTGTTGCGCTGTCCAAGGCCTCCGCAACGCCTGAGGCCGAGGCCTGTGCCTCATCAAGCGCATCAGCGCCCGCAGCACCACTGCCGCTTACGGCATCTTTGAGCGCCTGCCAACTTGCAAGCGGCGCTGTGGCCCCTGCAGCAAGATCGCTCGCGGCCTGGCGGTAGCTGTTCGCGGTCGCAAGCGCGTCAGTGGCAAGGCCGCTCAGACCAAGATCAGGGGCGGTCAGGGGATTTTTGGCAAAGGCGCGCTGGAACGCTTCGGCCGCCGCCGTGCCCGCCTCGGCTGAGGCCCCGGCAAAGGGGTTTGCAATATCGCCAAGGCTGATCTCGCCAATCTGACCAAAGGCTGTCTCGATCCCAACAGCTGCCAGCGCATCCCGGATTTTGCCGGTAAAAGCATCAATTTGCCCGAGGGCCCCGTTCAGCATTGCCTCAATGCCGTCGAGCATGCGGTTGGCCGCTGTGAACACCAGATCGCCGATCACGCCAGGCAGGCGCGACCAGATTGCCTTCACGGCCAAAAGAGCGCCTTCAAAGGTGTTGGCTGTCGCATTGCCAAACCCCACCACGCTGTCGATCGCGGATGCCATGCCCATGGCCGCATCTGACTTCAGATCGTAGAACATCGCGGTGGCCGTTGCTCCGGCCGAGCTGGTGGCCATTTTAATGCGGCCCCAGACCTCGACCGCGACGTCCTTCAATAGCCCCATCGCCGCGCCAAAGCCGCCAGCACCTGCAACAAGCCGGGTGAACCAATAGACCAACTCACCCGCCCCCACGATCAGCGCGCCAATGCCTGTGCGGATCAGCGCGCCCCGCACGATGACAAGGGCTGTGGCAAGCCCGCGTACCGACAGCGCCGCTATCGCCATTGCGCCAACCCAGCGCCCCGCAAAGAAGGCCGCAAAGGTTGCAGCATAAGTGCCAAGCCGTCCAAGATTGTCAAAAACACCCGCAATCGCTTGGCCCAGCGGTCCCGTGGTCTTGGATACCGCCGCCAGTGCGTTGGCCATCGCTTCAAGGGCTGGTGCCGCTGCCACCGCCAGCTGGTTTGACACACCCCGCCAGATCAGCCCGAGGCGCGACAGCGCATCATTGGTGCGCTCAATCTGGTCTGCGTCTTGCTCGGAGACAACAATGCCAAAATCAGTCACGTCAGCGGTGGCTTGGCGCAGCGTGGCGGTATCAATGCGCGTAAACACGAGGGCTGCGCGGTCGCCAAAGAGCTGTGAGGCGACAGCCGCGCGCTCGGCCTCGGGCACAAACTCCGCCAGCCGGTCCTGGA from Paracoccaceae bacterium Fryx2 includes these protein-coding regions:
- a CDS encoding phage tail tape measure C-terminal domain-containing protein; translation: MSEKRVSVRLSTSGGRQVRAELEGVGDAGTRGFGRLSREMDLANARLAALSRRAALAAGVMAAATVVAGVAMIRSGLQTVDAQAKMAQSLGTTVESLQVLDRAADLSGVSMGNVEQATVQLTRRLSQAAAGAGPAVQALDRLGLSVQALQSLPLDQRIALIQDRLAEFVPEAERAAVASQLFGDRAALVFTRIDTATLRQATADVTDFGIVVSEQDADQIERTNDALSRLGLIWRGVSNQLAVAAAPALEAMANALAAVSKTTGPLGQAIAGVFDNLGRLGTYAATFAAFFAGRWVGAMAIAALSVRGLATALVIVRGALIRTGIGALIVGAGELVYWFTRLVAGAGGFGAAMGLLKDVAVEVWGRIKMATSSAGATATAMFYDLKSDAAMGMASAIDSVVGFGNATANTFEGALLAVKAIWSRLPGVIGDLVFTAANRMLDGIEAMLNGALGQIDAFTGKIRDALAAVGIETAFGQIGEISLGDIANPFAGASAEAGTAAAEAFQRAFAKNPLTAPDLGLSGLATDALATANSYRQAASDLAAGATAPLASWQALKDAVSGSGAAGADALDEAQASASGVAEALDSATNAANSAGGAVKTAADVAKTGWAAVSQSLAEYSKQAMDWGKGLGSTLVSGFQSAETAFKQFITTGKFDFKSLVSSILADLATLAFKRAVLGPIANALSGVFGGGDIFGSVLHAGGMVGTDGTSRRVPALAFAAAPRMHAGGWAGLKPDEVPAILQRGERVLSRRQAAGYGAGGAAPNMSISIDARGAQIGVAEQIEARLRAALPEIARIAKQSVADGRRRGQAI